aggatcaattagtatatctgaatatttattattataaaatattattttcgatTCAACGtatcaattttaaatataaaactgtGCATCACACCGTTTAACACTAGTAAAACAACAAATCGCACATCATGAGATGATGTATTGTATTGTATCACATCATACTCTGTTTTCTCCCTAAACATCCAATGTTGTTTAGAGGTAAAAGCCAATATCCAGCAACTAAGAAAATATCGAAATCTATAACCTATAGAAAGTTTAAGACTGCTGAAAAATGGCACTAGTAGCAACCGAAGATACAGAAATTCTCCTTACAGGACGAGAAGACTTCTTCACATAAGAGGAATTCCACTCCCCACCATCTTGAGAATAATACTCCATTGGATATTCACCACTAAAATCGCTCTTTCCATTTCCATTTTCATCTTCTCTACAGCTACACTCACAGGAAGAATCACCTCTCTTCTGGCAACTTACACTGCAATCTTGACAAATTTCTTGCAGCTTTGCCACCAACACAGTTTTTTCTTCTCCCACCAGCCAGGTATCACCCCCAACGCGATCTCTACCTTGAAGGGATTGAGCACTGGTTTTCCAAAAACATCACCCCAATCAATCGATAACCGAGGACAAGAAATCTGAATCCAAGCATCCACGGTGTCCTCAAACAATGCAATCCTTGCAGGGTTAATCTCAGACATCAAGAAAACAGTGTAAAGGAACCCTTTTTCCTTCATATTCTTTTCCAATATCTTCAGAATCTTAGGTTTTCCTTGCCTACCCAAAGTCCCCAAAACAACACCCCAATTCCGAGCTTCCTCCCCCGCTCTCAAAATTGCACCTTTCCTAGATTCCTTTATTCCCACGTGATCATACTCTTCCAGAAACTTCTTCTCAATGTAAGGGTCATACCTAAAAGCCTTAATCCCAAGATTAGCTATCATGATCGCCTCAAGATGAAACCTTCCATCAGGTACAAATACATAAATGCTATTCTCAAGATTCTCACTAAATGAATCAATTAATAAAACTTTGGGAGCAGCACAGGCAAGAACCTCACCGGCCGAAAGAGGCTTGGACTGCGGtaccaaaaccctaaatcctgaTTTCTCCAATTTCAGCTTCGCAACCCTATTTGAAAATGTAAACTGAATATTACCATCTAATACGAGGTTCTGGGCGCGAGATTCGAGGTTCAATTTAACGGTATCAACGAAATGGGAAACGTTGATTTTGTTGTCGACAAAGATGTAGAGA
Above is a genomic segment from Arachis duranensis cultivar V14167 unplaced genomic scaffold, aradu.V14167.gnm2.J7QH unplaced_Scaffold_119891, whole genome shotgun sequence containing:
- the LOC107475126 gene encoding uncharacterized protein LOC107475126, which encodes GVYGHCGEGSEDVGEREEVHEEALGELKGNALGAGIKNAPNAFVDLEVVVVRENGDGGVEGRVIEDGIGDSVLHKLLRRCGGRWKGKTAVDVTYDTCYVGDFSTAALSADLLIHYGHSCLVLIDSTTIPCLYIFVDNKINVSHFVDTVKLNLESRAQNLVLDGNIQFTFSNRVAKLKLEKSGFRVLVPQSKPLSAGEVLACAAPKVLLIDSFSENLENSIYVFVPDGRFHLEAIMIANLGIKAFRYDPYIEKKFLEEYDHVGIKESRKGAILRAGEEARNWGVVLGTLGRQGKPKILKILEKNMKEKGFLYTVFLMSEINPARIALFEDTVDAWIQISCPRLSIDWGDVFGKPVLNPFKVEIALGVIPGWWEKKKLYCSVSCQKRGDSSCECSCREDENGNGKSDFSGEYPMEYYSQDGGEWNSSYVKKSSRPVRRISVSSVATSAIFQQS